In the genome of Deltaproteobacteria bacterium, the window GCGGTGCCGCAGGTCAAATTCGTCACCGGCCCGGCCGATTGGCTGGCCCTGATACTGGTCACCGTCCCCGTCCTGACCGGCTTTCTGTCAGGATTCCTCGGCGGAACCTCGGCCCTGACCTTGACCACCCTGCACATCCTGACGGCCGAAATCCTTATTGTCCTTATCCCCTTCACCCGCCTGTCCCATGCCGTTTTCATCTTCTTCACCCGGGCCTACATCGGCTCCGAGTTTGGTGGAGTCCGGCATTGCAGAGACTGGTAACATATACGGAGTATCCATGAGCACCATAAGGGAACGACGAATCACGGACCAGGGTCTGGAGATCGGCCTGGCCGCCCTGACCCAGGATCGCATCCGGGAAGCGGTTCAGGCCATCAGAAACTCCGAAACCGGGGCCAAGATGAAGGTCTACCACGAGACCTGTATGCGATGCGGCATGTGCGCCCCGGCCTGCCATTTCTACGTCTCCAACGACAACGACCCGAGCTACGCTCCAGTGGCCAAGGTCCATCAGACCATGACCCGCATTCTAAACGGCGAGGACATTGGCCCTCAGGACGTCTACGACTTCGCCCAGATCGCCTACACCGAGTGCAACCTCTGCCGTCGTTGCGCGTTCTACTGCCCGGTGGGCATCGACATCGGCTACATCATGAGCACGGTGCGCCGGTTCTGCTACAAACTGGGCATGGTTCCCCAGTATCTGAACGATACCGGCAACAGTCACGCCTCGACCATGAACCAGATGTGGGTCAAGGAAGACGAATGGACCGACTCCCTGCTCTGGCAGGAGGAGGAGGCCCGGGACGAATTCCCCCATATCCGCATCCCCCTGGACAAGGAAGGGGCCGACATCTTCTACTCGGTCATCGGCCCGGAACCCAAGTTCCAGACCCAGTTGATCTACCAGGCCGCCTGCATCATGCACGTGGCCGGACTGGACTGGACCATGCCCAGCTTCCCTGGCTGGG includes:
- a CDS encoding (Fe-S)-binding protein gives rise to the protein MSTIRERRITDQGLEIGLAALTQDRIREAVQAIRNSETGAKMKVYHETCMRCGMCAPACHFYVSNDNDPSYAPVAKVHQTMTRILNGEDIGPQDVYDFAQIAYTECNLCRRCAFYCPVGIDIGYIMSTVRRFCYKLGMVPQYLNDTGNSHASTMNQMWVKEDEWTDSLLWQEEEARDEFPHIRIPLDKEGADIFYSVIGPEPKFQTQLIYQAACIMHVAGLDWTMPSFPGWDNSDMSMYIGDFETMGRVKKAHFDAAQKLKCKRIVMGECGHAFRSVHDVGNRWLGAKDSPVPIVHSIKFFADLIREGKIKIAYKIDDPVTIHDPCNVIRGRGLMDELRYVTHALCSNVIEMTPNREYNYCCCAGGGVINCGPPYKNSRVQGNRVKAEQIKRTGATIVISPCHNCHSGLEDIVHGAKIDAKISFLGDLIYPQMEKPAHFTEPAPCNGGGHV